Proteins from a genomic interval of Bombyx mori chromosome 8, ASM3026992v2:
- the LOC101738951 gene encoding cytoplasmic phosphatidylinositol transfer protein 1 encodes MVLTREYRICMPMTVEEYRIGQLYMIARHSFEQSSNGEGVEVIANEQVNDEKNGIGQFTEKRIHLSSHLPYWVQSMIPKIFYVTEKAWNFYPYTITEYTCSFIPKFSISIQTRYEDNNGTTENCLGFTSEELEQREVDFIDIAYDDIKSHHYKEAEDPKFFKSEKTGRGPLIEGWRDTFKPIMCCYKAVSIKFEVWGLQTRVEEYVQGAIREILLLGHRQAFAWMDDWYNMSIEDVREYEREMQAKTNIKLKTTSENGEGKSDESDETKSNSSKPQTPRTPKSPKSPSSTPTAEGRSWFNWS; translated from the exons ATGGTATTAACAAGAGAATACAGAATATGCATGCCTATGACTGTAGAAGAg TACCGTATTGGTCAATTATACATGATAGCAAGACACAGTTTTGAGCAATCTAGTAATGGTGAAGGTGTGGAGGTGATAGCAAATGAACAGGTGAATGATGAAAAAAATGGTATAGGACAGTTCACTGAGAAGAGAATCCATTTATCTAG tcaTTTGCCTTATTGGGTCCAATCTATGataccaaaaatattttatgttacggAAAAGGCATGGAATTTTTACCCATACACAATAACCG AATACACA TGCTCATTCATACCGAAATTTTCCATCTCTATTCAAACAAGGTATGAAGATAATAATGGGACCACTGAAAAT tgCCTTGGTTTCACCTCTGAAGAGTTAGAACAGCGAGAAGTAGACTTTATAGACATTGCATATGATGATATCAAATCACACCATTATAAAGAAGCTGAAGACCCTAAGTTTTTCAAATCAGAGAAAACCGGCCGCGGACCTCTAATTGAAGGGTGGAGGGACACATTCAAACCCATAATGTGTTGTTACAAAGCTGTTTCTATTAAGTTTGAAGTATGGGGCTTGCAAACCAGAGTTGAAGAGTATGTGCAGGGA gcAATTcgcgaaattttattattgggaCATCGTCAGGCATTTGCCTGGATGGATGACTGGTATAACATGAGTATAGAAGACGTAAGAGAATATGAACGCGAAATGCAAGCCAAGACGAATATAAAG TTGAAAACGACTTCTGAGAATGGTGAAGGGAAATCTGACGAGAGTGACGAGACGAAATCGAATTCTTCGAAACCACAGACTCCGAGAACTCCGAAATCGCCAAAGAGTCCAAGCAGTACTCCGACAGCAGAGGGACGAAGTTGGTTCAATTGGTCGTAA